The proteins below are encoded in one region of Tomitella fengzijianii:
- a CDS encoding hemerythrin domain-containing protein, which yields MTETTLAEALEAEHHEIDQGIYAFLNGDADGLERLHAVFAELRRHIYLEEVYLFPPLREAGMMAPVFVMLREHGEMWQVLDEIDAALAVNPAPSSSAAELCRDLLTRLDAHNSKEEPILYPELRGILSDSAAEQYLAFLEDGERPDGWVCERASAGAAAAPPWG from the coding sequence ATGACGGAAACGACGCTCGCGGAGGCCCTGGAAGCGGAGCATCACGAGATCGACCAGGGGATCTACGCGTTCCTCAATGGCGACGCCGACGGACTCGAACGGCTGCACGCGGTGTTCGCGGAACTGCGGCGCCACATCTATCTCGAAGAGGTCTACCTGTTCCCGCCGCTGCGCGAGGCCGGGATGATGGCCCCCGTGTTCGTCATGCTGCGCGAACACGGCGAGATGTGGCAGGTGCTCGACGAGATCGACGCCGCGCTCGCCGTCAACCCGGCACCGTCCTCATCAGCGGCGGAGCTCTGCCGGGACCTGCTCACGCGGCTGGACGCCCACAACTCCAAGGAGGAGCCGATCCTCTATCCGGAGCTGCGCGGGATCCTCTCCGACTCCGCCGCCGAGCAGTACCTGGCGTTCCTGGAGGACGGCGAGCGCCCCGACGGCTGGGTGTGCGAGCGCGCGTCGGCCGGAGCCGCCGCCGCTCCGCCCTGGGGTTGA
- a CDS encoding alpha/beta fold hydrolase yields the protein MRRLSARVVTLAAAITAVLGTAPAIAAATPPSVDVSTMHFAVTVGPGEKDCDIIGDLYRPPGATADSPAPAILATNGFGGSKDDMTTAAEYFVDHGYVVLTYSGLGFGGSGCRIGMDGRTPDGRAASQLIGFLGGRAGVAFDDAAHTRPVPAPDFVARDAVDHSGTARDHDPRVGMIGGSYGGQIQFATAAVDPRLDTITPSITWNDLSYSLVPNTLDQGPGVGGPIPGVSKLTWTAALAAAGFLTPVQYESYRQDPSRLAGCPNFMPEVCQGLAQGISTGTVDQHVIDTFRATSVSSYITDVTIPTLLFQGEQDTLFDLREATATYRALQAQGTEAKMVWQRFGHSSGGPVAGENPGAGEAWDPRTQYMVRRRTDWLDHYLKDAPTPTGPEFAYFRPWVDYTGNAAPAYAESPTIDVGTPHTLKLSGDGGLVPAGGEVADGAQTLYTLPGGLPTGVSAPALAPAMDVPTAELPGSSVAWTTAPVQAPIDVVGGPTLRLTMATERPLNGSVEDSAVVFAKLYDVAPDGTATLIDGLVSPVRVLDPSQPVTVDMRAIVHRIDTGHRLRLVVAGGDVNYRGGITAHRVTIPQSGAGQGLTLPVA from the coding sequence ATGCGCAGGCTGTCCGCACGGGTGGTAACGCTGGCCGCCGCGATCACGGCGGTACTCGGAACCGCGCCCGCCATCGCCGCCGCGACCCCGCCGTCCGTGGACGTCAGCACCATGCACTTCGCCGTCACCGTGGGACCGGGCGAGAAGGACTGCGACATCATCGGCGACCTCTATCGCCCCCCAGGGGCGACGGCCGACTCCCCGGCCCCCGCGATCCTCGCCACCAACGGCTTCGGCGGATCCAAAGACGACATGACCACCGCCGCAGAGTATTTCGTAGACCACGGATACGTGGTGCTGACGTACTCGGGGCTCGGGTTCGGCGGATCCGGGTGCCGCATCGGCATGGACGGCCGCACGCCGGACGGCCGCGCGGCGTCGCAACTCATCGGATTCCTCGGCGGGCGTGCGGGGGTCGCCTTCGACGACGCCGCCCACACCCGCCCCGTCCCCGCGCCGGACTTCGTCGCACGCGACGCCGTGGACCACAGCGGCACGGCCCGCGACCACGATCCCCGCGTGGGCATGATCGGGGGGTCGTACGGCGGGCAGATCCAGTTCGCCACCGCCGCCGTGGACCCGCGGCTGGACACGATCACCCCGTCGATCACCTGGAACGACCTGTCGTACTCGCTCGTGCCGAACACCCTCGACCAGGGGCCGGGCGTGGGCGGACCGATCCCGGGGGTCAGCAAACTCACCTGGACCGCAGCGCTCGCCGCCGCGGGATTCCTCACCCCCGTCCAGTACGAGAGCTACCGGCAGGACCCGTCCCGGCTGGCCGGTTGCCCCAACTTCATGCCGGAGGTCTGCCAGGGGTTGGCGCAGGGCATCAGTACCGGCACCGTCGACCAGCACGTCATCGACACCTTCCGCGCCACCTCCGTGTCCTCGTACATCACCGACGTCACCATCCCCACCCTGCTGTTCCAGGGCGAGCAGGACACGCTGTTCGACCTGCGCGAGGCCACCGCCACCTACCGGGCCCTCCAGGCGCAGGGCACCGAGGCGAAGATGGTGTGGCAGCGGTTCGGGCATTCCAGCGGCGGCCCGGTCGCGGGCGAGAACCCGGGCGCGGGCGAGGCGTGGGATCCTCGCACCCAGTACATGGTCCGTCGACGCACCGACTGGCTCGACCACTACCTCAAGGACGCGCCCACCCCCACCGGGCCCGAGTTCGCGTACTTCCGCCCGTGGGTCGACTACACCGGCAACGCCGCCCCCGCCTACGCGGAATCCCCCACCATCGATGTCGGCACGCCGCACACCCTCAAGCTCTCCGGCGACGGCGGCCTCGTACCCGCCGGCGGCGAGGTGGCGGACGGCGCACAGACGCTCTACACGCTGCCCGGCGGGCTGCCCACCGGCGTCTCCGCCCCCGCGTTAGCGCCGGCCATGGACGTGCCGACGGCCGAGCTTCCCGGCAGCTCCGTCGCGTGGACGACGGCCCCCGTGCAAGCGCCCATCGACGTCGTCGGAGGACCGACGCTCCGCTTGACCATGGCCACCGAGCGTCCGCTGAACGGCAGCGTCGAAGACTCCGCGGTGGTGTTCGCCAAGTTGTACGACGTGGCGCCCGACGGCACCGCCACGTTGATCGACGGTCTCGTCTCGCCGGTGCGGGTGCTGGACCCGTCGCAGCCGGTGACGGTGGACATGCGGGCGATCGTGCACCGGATCGACACCGGCCACCGGCTACGGCTGGTCGTGGCGGGCGGCGACGTCAACTACCGCGGCGGTATAACCGCGCACAGAGTGACGATCCCGCAGAGCGGCGCGGGCCAGGGTCTCACACTGCCCGTCGCGTAA
- a CDS encoding GNAT family N-acetyltransferase, giving the protein MAAVTIRTLTTASELAESDAVFHTSMVGLPAPAADEDVASVREPGRTFGAYADDGLLVGATDSTSGMLTVPGGARVPHAAVTHVGVLPTHTRRGVLTALMRHQLEDCRTHGETVASLRASEAVIYGRYGYGIASVTHGVSLDLRDAELRAGAVSGALPVRLVDPDGAWDLLRRMVDEYPSGRAGTISRSECWWRARRARTQPAPRYVAVCGDEGFVCYRPLDTASWFTSRDRTIVVTDLHARTPEVHRALVAFLLRLDLVHTVRFPWLPADDPLPWMLTDHRAARVTGAGDETWLRLVDVPAALAARSYGPGGSVTVRVDDGLLPANSGSYRIGTDGAEHVGDVAAPAPDAQVDVADLGAAYLGGVRWHQLRDAGRLREFSPGVADRLDTLFATARAPFAGVMF; this is encoded by the coding sequence ATGGCCGCCGTGACGATCAGGACGCTCACCACCGCAAGCGAACTGGCGGAGTCGGACGCGGTCTTCCACACCTCCATGGTGGGGCTGCCGGCGCCCGCCGCGGACGAGGACGTCGCGTCGGTACGCGAACCGGGCCGCACGTTCGGCGCTTACGCCGACGACGGCCTGCTGGTGGGCGCGACGGACTCGACGTCGGGCATGTTGACCGTCCCGGGCGGTGCGCGGGTGCCGCACGCGGCGGTGACCCATGTGGGCGTGCTGCCCACCCATACCCGGCGCGGCGTGCTCACCGCGCTCATGCGACACCAACTGGAGGACTGCCGCACCCACGGCGAAACCGTGGCATCGCTGCGCGCCTCGGAGGCGGTGATCTACGGGCGCTACGGCTACGGCATCGCCAGCGTCACCCACGGGGTGTCGCTGGACCTGCGGGACGCCGAGCTGCGTGCCGGTGCGGTCTCCGGCGCGCTTCCGGTGCGCCTGGTGGATCCGGACGGGGCGTGGGATCTCCTGCGGCGCATGGTCGACGAGTACCCGTCGGGCCGGGCCGGGACGATCAGCCGCAGCGAATGCTGGTGGCGGGCGCGGCGGGCGCGGACACAGCCCGCGCCGCGCTACGTGGCGGTGTGCGGAGACGAGGGATTCGTCTGCTACCGACCGCTGGACACGGCGTCCTGGTTCACCAGTCGCGATCGCACGATCGTCGTCACCGATCTGCACGCCCGAACCCCGGAGGTCCACCGCGCGCTCGTCGCGTTCCTCCTGCGCCTGGACCTGGTGCACACCGTGCGGTTCCCGTGGCTGCCGGCGGACGACCCGTTGCCGTGGATGCTCACCGACCACCGGGCAGCGCGGGTGACGGGTGCAGGGGACGAGACGTGGCTGCGCCTGGTCGACGTCCCGGCCGCGCTGGCGGCCCGCTCGTACGGCCCGGGGGGTTCCGTGACGGTGCGGGTCGACGACGGGCTGCTCCCCGCGAACTCCGGAAGCTACCGGATCGGCACGGACGGGGCCGAGCACGTCGGCGACGTGGCGGCGCCCGCGCCGGATGCGCAGGTGGACGTCGCCGACCTGGGCGCGGCCTATCTGGGCGGCGTCCGGTGGCATCAGCTGCGTGACGCCGGGCGGCTGCGCGAGTTCTCGCCGGGCGTGGCCGACCGGCTCGACACGCTGTTCGCGACTGCGAGGGCCCCGTTCGCGGGCGTGATGTTCTAG
- a CDS encoding DnaB-like helicase N-terminal domain-containing protein, translating into MIADAPELDAEAMFLCAAMWARDVERIATVAELVLPDDFERPSHAIIYATWCEQARAGRPHDAASIAARLADAGEERAPRTVHSALRGITTLGAEPVALGWYAIDVATAAYRRSFLAVAEAVAHAAAAAPTGELFPILVQYGTRQRKESRRLAELRRRLGADPEDGSAES; encoded by the coding sequence ATGATTGCTGATGCCCCGGAGCTGGACGCGGAGGCGATGTTCCTGTGTGCGGCGATGTGGGCGCGGGACGTCGAACGCATCGCCACGGTGGCGGAGCTCGTGCTCCCTGACGACTTCGAAAGGCCGTCCCACGCGATCATCTACGCGACGTGGTGTGAGCAGGCCCGGGCCGGCCGTCCGCACGACGCCGCCAGCATCGCGGCCCGCCTCGCCGACGCGGGCGAGGAGCGGGCGCCGCGCACCGTGCATTCCGCGCTGCGGGGCATCACCACGCTCGGGGCAGAGCCCGTGGCGCTGGGCTGGTATGCGATCGACGTCGCCACCGCGGCGTACCGGCGGTCGTTCCTCGCGGTCGCGGAGGCGGTGGCACACGCCGCGGCCGCCGCGCCCACCGGCGAGCTCTTCCCGATCCTCGTGCAGTACGGCACCCGGCAGCGGAAGGAATCCCGGCGGCTCGCCGAGCTGCGGCGGCGGCTCGGAGCGGACCCGGAGGACGGTTCCGCGGAATCGTGA
- a CDS encoding superoxide dismutase family protein, with product MFVRRDNTLARRLTLTAGAAAIALVAAGCGSDGSSDTATETASPTAASSPVTSPAAESGGADATGTFRAPGSGGGQAAFTYDEAAVPAGATIAVDTEDEGGSTTVTIDAEGLQPDRDFGAHVHTKPCGPQPSDSGPHYQNEQDPAATPDAASTDPAYANPENEVWLDFTTDGSGAGHASSTVDWEFRDGGAQSLVLHAKHTMTGPGEAGSAGDRLACIDVDF from the coding sequence ATGTTCGTTCGACGAGACAACACGCTTGCCCGACGCCTCACGCTGACCGCGGGGGCGGCCGCGATCGCCCTGGTGGCGGCCGGTTGCGGTTCCGACGGTTCCAGCGACACGGCTACGGAGACCGCCTCCCCGACGGCCGCGTCTTCCCCGGTCACGTCCCCGGCCGCAGAGTCCGGGGGCGCCGACGCCACTGGAACCTTCCGCGCTCCCGGATCCGGTGGCGGACAGGCCGCCTTCACTTACGACGAGGCCGCCGTCCCCGCCGGGGCGACCATCGCGGTGGACACCGAGGACGAGGGCGGAAGCACCACGGTGACGATCGATGCCGAGGGCCTGCAGCCGGATCGCGATTTCGGCGCCCACGTCCACACGAAGCCGTGCGGGCCGCAGCCGTCGGACTCCGGGCCGCACTACCAGAACGAACAGGACCCGGCCGCCACCCCGGACGCGGCGTCCACCGACCCCGCCTATGCGAATCCGGAAAACGAGGTCTGGCTGGACTTCACCACCGACGGCAGCGGCGCAGGCCATGCATCGTCGACCGTCGACTGGGAGTTCCGCGATGGCGGGGCGCAATCGCTGGTGCTGCACGCGAAGCACACCATGACGGGGCCCGGGGAGGCCGGCTCGGCAGGCGACCGCCTGGCCTGCATCGACGTGGACTTCTGA
- a CDS encoding NADP-dependent oxidoreductase, whose product MRAISYSAYGGPSVLTACRVPVPHAGPGQVRIAVRAASVNPFDLKKRSGMFAAGADAPQRPVIPGVEASGVIDEVGPGTTGAAVGDEVFGLGPASFAEHSVLEHWAARPAAWTWAQAASVSTAAEAAQRALDLLDVAEGTTLMIDGASGSVGFAAAQLALARGAAVLGTASPAKQERLRALGVGTVDHGLAERVAALDPGSVDAVLDASGRGSLDELIAIAGDPGRVVTLANFDAPEKGVRVSGKPTAFGALQQVAELAADGRFEVVVDSESPLDEAADAHARAEAGADGKVVVLPR is encoded by the coding sequence ATGCGAGCCATCTCCTACAGTGCGTACGGTGGCCCCTCGGTGCTCACGGCGTGCCGCGTGCCCGTTCCGCACGCGGGGCCCGGCCAGGTGCGCATCGCCGTACGCGCCGCATCGGTCAACCCGTTCGATCTGAAGAAGCGTTCGGGGATGTTCGCTGCCGGCGCCGACGCTCCGCAGCGGCCGGTGATCCCCGGGGTCGAAGCGTCCGGGGTGATCGACGAGGTGGGGCCCGGGACCACGGGCGCCGCGGTGGGCGACGAGGTCTTCGGGCTGGGCCCGGCGTCCTTCGCCGAGCACTCCGTCCTGGAGCACTGGGCCGCGCGCCCCGCGGCGTGGACGTGGGCGCAGGCGGCGTCGGTCAGCACCGCGGCGGAGGCCGCCCAGCGCGCACTGGACCTGCTCGACGTGGCAGAGGGCACGACCCTGATGATCGACGGCGCCTCGGGCAGCGTCGGCTTCGCCGCAGCACAGCTGGCGCTGGCGCGCGGCGCCGCAGTGCTCGGCACCGCGTCGCCCGCCAAGCAGGAGCGGCTGCGCGCACTGGGTGTCGGCACCGTCGACCACGGCCTCGCGGAGCGGGTCGCCGCCCTCGACCCCGGCAGTGTGGACGCCGTACTCGACGCCTCAGGCAGGGGTTCGCTGGACGAGCTCATCGCGATCGCCGGCGATCCCGGGCGCGTCGTCACCCTCGCGAACTTCGACGCACCGGAGAAGGGCGTGCGCGTGTCCGGTAAGCCCACGGCGTTCGGAGCCCTCCAGCAGGTCGCGGAGCTCGCGGCGGACGGCCGCTTCGAGGTGGTGGTGGACTCGGAGTCCCCCCTCGACGAGGCCGCCGACGCGCACGCCCGCGCGGAAGCGGGGGCCGACGGGAAGGTCGTCGTACTGCCCCGCTGA
- a CDS encoding DsbA family oxidoreductase, which produces MTSAQTDHPSPGADDRIVELEVWSDVACPWCYIGATRLAAALDGFDRRDRVRVTWRAYELAPDAEAGAGRRAVDALVESKGMTTEQARHMFGQVSQVASGDGLHLDFDATIAANTFDAHRLVHLAGAGTARGGRVLRALYRAYFTDGVAVDDVDALVRIAEAEGLDAGQVRAGLADPDSAAAVTVREDELLAARFGITGVPFFIADRKYAVSGAQPVGVLTELLRRAFDGPEDH; this is translated from the coding sequence GTGACCTCCGCGCAGACCGACCATCCGAGCCCCGGCGCCGACGACCGCATCGTCGAACTCGAAGTCTGGTCCGACGTGGCCTGCCCGTGGTGCTATATCGGCGCCACCCGGCTGGCGGCCGCGCTCGACGGGTTCGACCGCCGCGACCGGGTGCGCGTCACCTGGCGGGCCTACGAGCTGGCCCCCGACGCCGAGGCGGGGGCGGGGAGGCGCGCGGTCGACGCGCTCGTCGAGTCCAAGGGCATGACCACCGAGCAGGCGCGGCACATGTTCGGCCAGGTCTCCCAGGTCGCGTCGGGGGACGGCCTGCACCTGGATTTCGACGCGACGATCGCCGCCAACACCTTCGACGCGCACCGGCTCGTGCACCTGGCCGGGGCCGGCACCGCACGGGGCGGGCGCGTGCTGCGGGCGCTCTACCGCGCGTATTTCACCGACGGCGTGGCCGTGGACGACGTCGACGCTCTGGTGCGCATCGCGGAGGCGGAGGGGCTCGACGCGGGCCAGGTGCGGGCCGGGCTCGCCGATCCGGATTCCGCTGCGGCGGTCACGGTCCGCGAGGACGAGCTGCTCGCGGCGCGCTTCGGCATCACCGGCGTGCCGTTCTTCATCGCGGACCGCAAGTACGCGGTGTCGGGCGCCCAGCCCGTCGGGGTGCTCACCGAGCTGCTGCGGAGGGCTTTCGACGGGCCGGAGGATCACTGA
- a CDS encoding aldehyde dehydrogenase family protein, with the protein MTTQTLQDLFDSQRTAFLADGPAPAQTRIDRIDRLKAMLLDGGDRLTAAIRDDYGTRPESLSLIADVVSGLNEMTYLQKNLTAWMRPERPQPLARLFGVTMETHAVPLGVVGIIAPWNFPLQLLVQPAAAALAAGNRVMLRPSSALPRMCAVLAELAPQYFAPEELVVVTKETASGAQFAALPFDHLFFTGSTETGRKIQRAAADNLTPVTLELGGKNPAVVSRTADLRRAADRIGAARMVNSGQTCLSPDYAFVPEESADAFVEALLDGWRKRYPAVSGNDQYVSIIDDDAYRRILGLLDDARAKGATVRSATPAGEEPADPVRRQIAPTVVTGVNDAMEISREEIFGPVLAVHTYGSVDEVIDHLAPRPSPLGAYWYGDDDAAFRRFFARTRSGSVNRNDFGLVNAMHHLPFGGVGHSGMGDYHGKFGFDTFSHHRPIAAQPTPLSLASIIATPHSRRLAKGVARYAGQQRKAVTKRLGSR; encoded by the coding sequence GTGACCACCCAGACACTTCAGGACCTGTTCGACAGCCAGCGCACCGCATTCCTCGCCGACGGGCCCGCCCCGGCGCAGACCCGCATCGACCGGATCGACCGGCTCAAGGCGATGCTCCTGGACGGTGGCGACAGGCTCACCGCCGCGATTCGGGACGACTACGGCACCCGCCCCGAATCGCTGTCGCTGATCGCAGACGTCGTCTCCGGCCTGAACGAGATGACCTACCTGCAGAAGAACCTCACCGCGTGGATGCGCCCGGAGCGCCCGCAGCCGCTGGCCCGCCTGTTCGGCGTCACCATGGAGACGCACGCGGTGCCGCTCGGCGTCGTCGGCATCATCGCGCCGTGGAACTTCCCGCTGCAGTTGCTCGTGCAGCCGGCGGCCGCCGCGCTCGCCGCCGGCAACCGCGTGATGCTGCGCCCGTCATCCGCCCTTCCCCGCATGTGCGCGGTGCTGGCCGAGCTGGCGCCGCAGTACTTCGCGCCGGAGGAGCTCGTGGTGGTCACCAAGGAGACCGCCTCCGGCGCGCAGTTCGCCGCGCTGCCGTTCGACCACCTGTTCTTCACCGGCTCCACCGAGACCGGCCGCAAGATCCAGCGCGCCGCCGCCGACAACCTCACGCCCGTCACACTCGAGCTGGGCGGCAAGAACCCTGCCGTCGTCTCCCGCACCGCCGACCTGCGCCGAGCTGCGGACAGGATCGGCGCGGCGAGGATGGTCAACAGCGGACAGACCTGCCTGTCCCCCGATTACGCGTTCGTCCCCGAGGAGTCGGCGGACGCGTTCGTCGAGGCCCTCCTGGACGGCTGGCGCAAGCGCTACCCGGCCGTCTCCGGCAATGATCAGTACGTCTCGATCATCGACGACGACGCCTACCGGCGCATCCTGGGACTCCTCGACGACGCGCGGGCGAAGGGCGCGACGGTGCGCAGCGCGACGCCCGCCGGCGAGGAACCCGCCGACCCCGTGCGCAGGCAGATCGCGCCCACCGTCGTCACCGGAGTCAACGACGCGATGGAGATCAGCCGCGAGGAGATCTTCGGGCCCGTGCTGGCCGTGCACACCTACGGCTCGGTGGACGAGGTCATCGACCACCTGGCGCCGCGCCCCAGCCCGCTGGGCGCCTACTGGTACGGCGACGACGACGCGGCATTCCGCCGGTTCTTCGCGCGCACCCGCTCCGGCAGCGTCAACCGCAACGACTTCGGGCTGGTCAACGCGATGCACCACCTGCCGTTCGGGGGCGTAGGCCACTCCGGGATGGGCGATTACCACGGCAAGTTCGGGTTCGACACGTTCTCGCACCACCGCCCGATCGCCGCCCAACCCACCCCGCTCTCACTCGCGTCGATCATCGCGACCCCGCATTCCCGGCGCCTGGCCAAGGGCGTGGCCCGGTACGCCGGGCAGCAACGGAAGGCGGTCACCAAGCGACTCGGCAGTCGGTAG
- a CDS encoding dihydrofolate reductase family protein, producing the protein MSRTRYYTASSLDGYIATDDHSLAWLLSRDIDDDGPMNHGEFMAGIGAVAMGASSFNWIRGQLGQDEWPYAVPCWIFTHGSAEPPAPGSLPDADLRFVQGDVAAVHAEMVTAAGDADVWIVGGGDLAGQFADAGLLDEVNVQIAPVTLGSGAPLLPRHLELRLAAQDRNGEFACLRFDVV; encoded by the coding sequence ATGAGCCGCACTCGGTACTACACCGCGTCGAGCCTGGACGGATACATAGCGACCGACGACCATTCGCTTGCGTGGCTGCTCAGCCGGGACATCGACGACGACGGCCCCATGAACCACGGTGAGTTCATGGCGGGCATCGGCGCGGTGGCGATGGGCGCCTCCAGCTTCAACTGGATCCGCGGCCAGCTGGGGCAGGACGAGTGGCCCTATGCGGTGCCGTGCTGGATCTTCACCCACGGTTCCGCGGAACCGCCCGCGCCCGGTTCGCTGCCGGACGCCGACCTGCGCTTCGTGCAGGGGGATGTGGCCGCGGTGCACGCCGAGATGGTGACGGCCGCGGGGGACGCGGACGTGTGGATCGTCGGCGGCGGGGACCTGGCGGGGCAGTTCGCGGATGCGGGACTCCTCGACGAGGTGAATGTGCAGATCGCGCCGGTGACCCTCGGCTCGGGCGCACCGCTGCTGCCGCGGCACCTGGAGCTGCGGCTGGCCGCGCAGGACCGCAACGGCGAGTTCGCGTGCCTGCGGTTCGACGTGGTCTGA
- a CDS encoding oxidoreductase: protein MPHSTWTAANLPSLTGRTAVVTGATSGLGLITARHLAGAGARVVLAVRDTDRGAQAAAGIAGETDVRALDLADLSSVRRFAEDWGGGAIDLLVNNAGIMHVPEGRTVDGFETQIGVNHLGHFALTNLLLPRITDRVVTVASLAHRMGTIDLDDLNWQHRRYDRVRAYGQSKLANLLFSLDLERRLREAGSRVRSMSAHPGYASTNLQTRTANPVGDLLGRIGNATIAQSALAGALPTLYAASQDLPGGSFLGPDRMLGARGGPALAGRSAEASDPDLARRLWAASEELTGVGFPAGLG from the coding sequence ATGCCGCACAGCACCTGGACTGCCGCGAACCTTCCGAGCCTCACCGGCCGCACCGCCGTCGTCACCGGCGCCACCAGCGGGCTCGGGCTGATCACCGCCCGTCACCTGGCCGGGGCCGGCGCACGGGTGGTGCTGGCGGTCCGCGACACCGACCGGGGAGCGCAGGCCGCGGCGGGAATCGCCGGCGAGACCGATGTGCGCGCACTCGACCTCGCGGACCTCTCCTCGGTGCGCCGTTTCGCGGAGGACTGGGGCGGCGGGGCGATCGACCTGCTGGTCAACAACGCGGGCATCATGCACGTGCCCGAGGGCCGGACCGTCGACGGTTTCGAAACTCAGATCGGGGTCAACCACCTGGGTCACTTCGCGCTGACGAACCTGCTGCTGCCGCGCATCACAGACCGCGTGGTGACGGTGGCGTCGCTGGCGCACCGGATGGGCACGATCGACCTTGACGACCTCAACTGGCAGCACCGCCGCTACGACCGCGTCCGCGCGTACGGCCAGTCGAAGCTCGCGAACCTGCTGTTCTCCCTCGATTTGGAACGCCGCCTGCGCGAGGCCGGGTCACGGGTGCGCTCCATGTCGGCGCACCCCGGCTACGCCTCGACCAACCTGCAGACGCGCACCGCGAATCCCGTCGGAGACCTGCTGGGGCGCATCGGCAATGCGACGATCGCGCAGAGCGCCCTGGCGGGCGCGCTTCCCACTCTCTACGCCGCCAGCCAGGACCTGCCCGGAGGGAGTTTCCTCGGGCCGGACAGGATGCTCGGCGCCCGCGGCGGTCCCGCACTGGCGGGACGCAGCGCGGAGGCCTCCGACCCGGACCTGGCCCGCCGGCTGTGGGCGGCGTCCGAGGAGCTGACGGGCGTAGGGTTCCCCGCCGGCCTCGGCTAG
- a CDS encoding superoxide dismutase family protein — protein sequence MDARRATSAKCAAAAVALAAAATTAACGSDAAAPPPADAAPPTSHVTAGAFLTPEIASNAVTYDPAKVPLNSTATVTESVHGSQTVVTLNVSGLQPSTEYGVHATTQPCGKEPGSAGARYQNRPDPASSTGQPSTDPEYANPSNELWLDFTTTAADTAYGTRTLGWTFRPGEARSLVFLDHLTSTGSQDAGDAGARLACLDVDF from the coding sequence ATGGACGCACGTCGTGCAACATCCGCGAAGTGCGCCGCCGCAGCGGTCGCGCTCGCGGCGGCGGCCACCACTGCCGCGTGTGGATCCGATGCCGCCGCGCCCCCTCCCGCCGACGCCGCGCCGCCCACGTCCCACGTCACCGCGGGCGCCTTCCTCACCCCGGAGATCGCCTCCAACGCCGTCACCTACGACCCCGCGAAGGTCCCGCTCAATTCGACGGCGACGGTCACCGAGTCGGTGCACGGCTCGCAGACCGTGGTGACCCTCAACGTCTCCGGGCTGCAACCGTCCACGGAGTACGGCGTGCACGCCACGACGCAGCCGTGCGGGAAGGAACCGGGATCCGCCGGCGCCCGGTATCAGAACCGCCCGGACCCGGCCTCGTCCACGGGACAACCGTCCACCGATCCGGAATATGCGAACCCGTCGAACGAGCTGTGGCTGGACTTCACGACCACCGCGGCAGACACCGCCTACGGCACCCGCACGCTGGGCTGGACCTTCCGCCCCGGCGAGGCCCGCTCGCTGGTGTTCCTCGACCACCTCACGTCGACCGGCTCGCAGGACGCGGGTGACGCCGGCGCGCGCCTGGCCTGCCTGGACGTGGATTTCTGA
- a CDS encoding MgtC/SapB family protein, whose protein sequence is MVASEVAAGLGNAEGQGLLQIGELILAFVLASMIGLERRFRGKSAGLKTQAIVGTAAALMVQISKYGFFDVLGEGVSLDPSRVAAQILSGVGFIGAGLIITRRGAVRGLTTAAAVWETTGIGMAAGAGLWLLAIVVTALHFVIAFGYPVITRRLPGVDTLVDIDVDYRTGGGTLRELLAAATAARWQVIRVSPRKEEDGHVSVALSLRGGGTPDDLLARLGGIDGVTGMRLTSEDELD, encoded by the coding sequence ATGGTCGCGTCGGAGGTTGCCGCGGGGCTCGGCAACGCTGAGGGCCAGGGTCTGCTGCAGATCGGCGAGCTGATCCTGGCGTTCGTGCTTGCGTCGATGATCGGCCTGGAGCGCAGGTTCCGCGGCAAGAGCGCCGGGCTCAAGACCCAGGCGATCGTCGGCACCGCGGCCGCGCTCATGGTGCAGATCAGCAAATACGGATTCTTCGACGTGCTCGGCGAGGGCGTCTCGCTGGACCCTTCGCGCGTCGCCGCGCAGATCCTCTCCGGCGTCGGCTTCATCGGCGCCGGGCTGATCATCACCCGCCGCGGCGCGGTGCGCGGGCTGACCACTGCCGCGGCGGTGTGGGAGACCACCGGCATCGGTATGGCCGCCGGCGCCGGGCTGTGGCTGCTCGCCATCGTCGTGACCGCGCTGCATTTCGTCATCGCCTTCGGCTACCCGGTGATCACGCGCCGCCTGCCGGGCGTGGACACGCTCGTGGACATCGACGTGGACTATCGCACGGGCGGCGGCACATTGCGGGAGCTGTTGGCCGCCGCCACCGCCGCCCGCTGGCAGGTCATTCGCGTCTCGCCGCGGAAGGAAGAGGACGGGCACGTGTCCGTGGCTCTCAGCCTGCGCGGCGGCGGCACGCCGGACGATCTGCTGGCCCGGCTCGGCGGAATCGACGGGGTCACCGGCATGCGGCTGACGTCCGAGGACGAGCTGGACTGA